In Fibrobacter sp. UWT2, a single genomic region encodes these proteins:
- a CDS encoding fibrobacter succinogenes major paralogous domain-containing protein: MLAACGGGSSVDENAVGSEYSVESGTLRDLRDNQTYNVAVIGKQTWMAENLNYETESSVQYPDYDGNSREKYGRLYHWEEAMTVCPTGWRLPEESDWNALLAFIGDSTTAGTRLKATHDWDKHKSDVAGTDQYGFAALPGGASHVNGYGVRSFSDNGAFFWSATESSDVRAILFVMHFEKEIVESAHFPKETWLSVRCIKKD; encoded by the coding sequence ATGCTGGCAGCGTGCGGTGGCGGCTCTTCTGTAGATGAGAATGCTGTTGGCAGTGAATATTCTGTGGAATCGGGTACGCTCAGAGATTTGCGAGACAACCAGACTTATAATGTGGCTGTTATCGGTAAACAAACTTGGATGGCTGAAAATCTGAATTACGAGACGGAAAGCAGCGTTCAGTATCCTGACTACGACGGAAATTCCCGAGAAAAGTATGGTCGCCTCTACCATTGGGAAGAAGCAATGACCGTATGCCCGACTGGCTGGCGTCTGCCTGAAGAATCCGATTGGAATGCCTTGCTTGCGTTTATTGGCGATTCAACTACTGCGGGCACGAGGCTCAAGGCGACGCATGATTGGGACAAGCATAAAAGTGATGTTGCTGGTACGGACCAGTACGGCTTTGCCGCATTACCTGGAGGTGCTTCCCATGTGAATGGATACGGCGTCAGATCTTTCAGCGATAACGGAGCGTTCTTCTGGAGCGCTACCGAGAGCAGTGATGTAAGGGCCATTCTCTTCGTGATGCATTTCGAAAAAGAAATCGTTGAAAGCGCTCACTTTCCCAAGGAGACTTGGCTTAGCGTTCGCTGCATCAAGAAGGATTAG
- a CDS encoding 1-deoxy-D-xylulose-5-phosphate synthase, which produces MLMEKIASPADVKKMDMESLKALAAEIRTALINKISHCGGHLGPNLGFVEPTIALHYVFESPKDKIVYDVSHQSYTHKILTGRAEAFLNPEKYWSVTGYTEPCESEHDQFMIGHTSTSVSLALGLATARDIKGEKGNVIAVIGDGSLSGGEAFEGLDNAGEYATNFIVVVNDNEMSIAENHGGLYGSLAELRATQGKSENNYFKSLGFDYLYVEQGNDIESLIAAFKQVKDSAKPVVVHIHTLKGKGYSFAENAKEGFHWAAPFDIPTGVVNWGNGESYGNILGEYLMKKIKADPKVVVIHSAVPAGIGFFAEQRKAAGKQFIDVGIAEEHAVALASGLAKGGAKPVYSTHSTFIQRTYDQLSQDLCANNNPATLLITMSGADGMNDTTHLCIFDIPMMSNIPNLVYLCPTCVEEAIAMMDFAIEQTAHPMAIRIPNGVAHRSVKFDSDYSKLNTFKVDKRGSKVALIGLGSYYALAEEAAAELAKQGIDATIINPRFATGVDREVLEGLCADHQVVVTLENGVIDGGFGEKIARFYGNTDMRVLVKGLKKEFYDKVPYGELMERNRLTPKQIAEDALKTIC; this is translated from the coding sequence ATGCTGATGGAAAAGATTGCATCCCCTGCAGATGTGAAAAAGATGGACATGGAAAGCCTCAAGGCACTCGCGGCTGAAATCCGCACAGCCCTCATCAACAAGATTTCACACTGCGGCGGACACCTGGGCCCGAACCTCGGATTCGTGGAGCCGACCATCGCACTGCACTATGTATTTGAATCGCCCAAGGACAAGATTGTCTATGACGTTAGCCACCAAAGTTACACACACAAGATTCTCACTGGCCGCGCCGAGGCGTTCCTGAATCCGGAAAAGTACTGGAGCGTTACCGGCTACACCGAACCCTGCGAAAGTGAACACGACCAGTTCATGATTGGCCACACTTCGACTTCCGTGAGCCTTGCACTCGGGCTTGCAACCGCCCGCGATATCAAGGGCGAAAAGGGCAACGTCATCGCCGTCATCGGCGACGGTTCGCTCAGCGGCGGCGAAGCGTTCGAAGGCCTTGATAACGCCGGCGAATACGCTACCAACTTTATCGTAGTCGTGAACGATAACGAGATGTCCATCGCCGAAAACCACGGCGGCCTTTATGGGAGTCTCGCAGAACTCCGCGCCACGCAGGGCAAAAGCGAAAACAACTACTTCAAGAGCCTCGGCTTTGACTACCTGTATGTAGAACAAGGTAACGACATCGAATCGCTTATCGCCGCATTCAAGCAGGTGAAGGATTCCGCGAAGCCCGTGGTCGTTCATATCCACACGCTCAAGGGCAAGGGCTACAGCTTCGCTGAAAATGCGAAGGAAGGTTTCCATTGGGCCGCACCGTTCGACATCCCGACCGGTGTCGTCAACTGGGGCAACGGCGAATCGTACGGCAACATTCTCGGCGAATACCTGATGAAGAAAATCAAGGCCGACCCGAAAGTCGTCGTAATCCATTCCGCAGTACCCGCAGGTATCGGCTTCTTTGCCGAGCAGCGTAAAGCGGCGGGCAAGCAGTTCATTGACGTGGGCATCGCCGAAGAACACGCGGTGGCACTCGCCTCCGGACTCGCGAAGGGCGGCGCAAAGCCCGTGTACAGCACGCACAGCACGTTTATCCAGCGCACCTACGACCAGCTTTCGCAGGACCTGTGCGCGAACAACAACCCGGCCACACTGCTCATTACCATGTCCGGCGCCGACGGCATGAACGACACCACGCACCTCTGCATTTTCGACATCCCGATGATGAGCAATATTCCGAACCTGGTGTACCTCTGCCCCACTTGCGTGGAAGAAGCAATCGCCATGATGGATTTCGCGATCGAACAGACCGCGCACCCGATGGCCATCCGCATCCCGAACGGAGTCGCACACCGCAGCGTAAAATTCGACTCGGATTATTCCAAGCTGAACACATTCAAGGTTGACAAGCGCGGGAGCAAGGTGGCATTAATCGGTCTCGGCAGCTACTATGCCCTCGCCGAAGAAGCCGCGGCAGAACTTGCAAAGCAAGGAATCGACGCGACGATCATCAACCCGCGATTTGCAACGGGTGTGGACCGCGAAGTGTTGGAAGGACTGTGCGCTGACCATCAGGTGGTCGTAACGCTCGAAAACGGCGTTATCGACGGTGGCTTCGGCGAAAAGATTGCACGCTTCTACGGCAACACCGACATGCGCGTACTCGTGAAAGGTCTCAAGAAGGAATTCTACGACAAGGTGCCCTACGGCGAGTTGATGGAAAGGAACCGCCTCACGCCCAAGCAGATTGCAGAAGACGCATTAAAGACGATTTGTTAG
- the rbr gene encoding rubrerythrin codes for MANKYAGTQTEKNLQAAFAGESQARNKYTYFASCAKKEGFEQIAEIFLKTAENEKEHAKLWFKELDGIGDTAANLKAAADGENYEWTDMYEDFAKTAEAEGFAALAKKFRMVAAIEKRHEERYRALLKNVETAAVFEKSEVKVWECRNCGHIVVGTKAPAACPVCAHPQSFFEVTAENY; via the coding sequence ATGGCAAACAAGTACGCCGGAACCCAGACCGAAAAGAACCTCCAGGCCGCCTTCGCAGGCGAATCCCAGGCTCGCAACAAGTACACCTACTTTGCAAGCTGCGCCAAGAAAGAAGGCTTCGAACAGATCGCAGAAATCTTCCTGAAGACAGCCGAAAACGAAAAGGAACACGCCAAGCTGTGGTTCAAGGAATTGGACGGTATCGGTGACACCGCTGCTAACCTGAAGGCTGCTGCCGACGGCGAAAATTACGAATGGACCGACATGTACGAAGACTTCGCAAAGACTGCCGAAGCCGAAGGCTTTGCCGCTCTCGCCAAGAAGTTCCGCATGGTCGCCGCTATCGAAAAGCGCCACGAAGAACGTTACCGCGCTCTCCTCAAGAACGTGGAAACCGCGGCCGTGTTCGAAAAGAGCGAAGTCAAGGTGTGGGAATGCCGCAACTGCGGTCACATCGTAGTTGGCACCAAGGCTCCGGCCGCATGCCCCGTGTGCGCCCACCCGCAGTCCTTCTTCGAAGTGACCGCTGAAAACTATTAA